Proteins from a single region of Azospira inquinata:
- a CDS encoding cold-shock protein: protein MANGTVKWFNDAKGFGFISSDEGEDLFAHFSAIQSSGFKSLAEGQQVTFDVVTGPKGKQAANIKVIG from the coding sequence ATGGCCAACGGTACTGTTAAATGGTTTAACGACGCCAAGGGTTTCGGTTTCATTTCCTCCGACGAAGGCGAAGATCTGTTCGCCCACTTCTCCGCCATCCAATCCAGCGGCTTCAAGTCCCTGGCTGAAGGCCAACAAGTGACCTTCGACGTGGTAACCGGCCCCAAGGGCAAGCAGGCAGCCAACATCAAAGTCATCGGTTAA
- a CDS encoding cyanophycin metabolism-associated ABC transporter, whose translation MLDTEQQKPFLEGIPDDVPANWLADLDYRLEPGEKIIAGLELDLDEQLHFQRGLAVVTSQRLLVRLAQDTTWQAWHFRAGLELERQDQGRICQLELREPSGRIACWPYTLGQDSAARRLIVHYKRQRKAFLAGVPAPVPQVERCPRCHAPLVPGQDECPACARELQKPPSTWTLFRLWRFAKPYRKQLLSGFILTLISTAATLVPPYLTMPLMDDILIPYQNGAPIDTHKVTLYLGGLLAASLVGWSLGWAKTYILALVSERIGADLRTTTYQHLLGLSLEYFGGKRTGDLMARIGSESDRICVFLSLHLLDFATDVLMITMTAAILVSINPWLALVTLVPLPFIAWLIHVVRDKLRHGFEQIDRVWSEITSVLADTIPGIRVVKAFAQEKRETDRFQEANARNLAVNDRVNRVWSLFSPTVTLLTEVGLLVVWAFGIWQVSRNQITVGVLAAFLSYISRFYTRLDSMSRIVSVTQKAASGAKRIFDILDHVSSVPEPSRPQRLDQVRGGITLSHVGFRYGSRTVMKDVNINIAPGEMIGLVGHSGSGKSTLVNLICRFYDVAEGAILLDGVDIRTLALADYRSRIGLVLQEPFLFFGTIADNIAYGKPNATREEIVAAARAAHAHEFILRLPHGYDSLVGERGQALSGGERQRISIARALLIDPPILILDEATSAVDTETEMEIQGALDNLIQGRTTIAIAHRLSTLRKADRLVVMDQGEVVEEGNHDELLAKEGAYYRLYQAQTKQQAELPEEAGEDGE comes from the coding sequence TTGCTTGACACCGAACAACAAAAGCCCTTTTTGGAAGGCATTCCGGACGATGTGCCGGCAAATTGGCTGGCCGACCTGGATTATCGCCTGGAACCGGGTGAAAAGATCATTGCCGGGTTGGAACTGGACCTGGATGAACAACTCCACTTCCAACGGGGCCTGGCCGTGGTCACCAGCCAACGGCTGCTGGTGCGGCTCGCCCAGGATACCACCTGGCAGGCCTGGCACTTTCGCGCCGGGCTGGAACTGGAGCGCCAGGACCAGGGCCGCATCTGCCAGCTGGAGCTGCGGGAACCCAGCGGCCGCATTGCCTGCTGGCCCTATACCCTGGGCCAGGATTCCGCCGCCCGCCGCCTGATCGTCCATTATAAGCGCCAGCGCAAGGCCTTCCTGGCCGGGGTGCCGGCCCCCGTGCCTCAGGTGGAGCGCTGTCCCCGTTGCCACGCCCCCCTGGTGCCAGGTCAGGACGAATGTCCGGCCTGCGCCCGGGAACTGCAAAAGCCCCCTTCCACCTGGACCCTGTTCCGCCTCTGGCGCTTTGCCAAGCCCTACCGCAAGCAACTCCTGTCGGGCTTCATCCTCACCCTGATTTCCACCGCCGCCACCCTGGTGCCCCCTTACCTGACCATGCCCTTGATGGACGACATTCTGATTCCCTATCAGAACGGCGCCCCCATCGACACCCACAAGGTGACCCTCTACCTGGGTGGTCTGCTGGCCGCTTCCCTGGTGGGCTGGAGCTTGGGCTGGGCCAAGACCTACATCCTGGCCCTGGTTTCGGAGCGCATCGGGGCGGACCTGCGCACCACCACCTACCAGCATCTGCTGGGCCTGTCCCTGGAATATTTCGGCGGTAAGCGCACCGGGGATTTGATGGCCCGGATCGGCAGCGAATCGGACCGGATCTGCGTTTTCCTTTCCCTGCACCTCCTGGATTTCGCCACGGATGTGCTGATGATCACCATGACCGCCGCCATCCTGGTGTCCATCAATCCCTGGCTGGCCCTGGTCACCCTGGTGCCCCTGCCCTTCATCGCCTGGCTCATCCATGTGGTGCGGGACAAGCTGCGCCATGGCTTTGAGCAGATCGACCGGGTCTGGTCCGAAATCACCAGCGTGCTGGCGGACACCATCCCGGGCATCCGGGTGGTCAAGGCCTTCGCCCAGGAAAAGCGGGAAACGGATCGCTTCCAGGAGGCCAATGCCCGCAATCTGGCGGTCAATGACCGGGTGAACCGGGTCTGGTCCCTGTTTTCCCCCACCGTCACCCTGCTCACGGAAGTGGGGCTTCTGGTGGTATGGGCCTTCGGCATCTGGCAGGTGTCCCGCAACCAAATCACCGTGGGGGTACTGGCCGCCTTCCTTTCCTATATCAGCCGCTTTTACACCCGGCTGGATTCCATGAGCCGCATCGTCTCCGTCACCCAGAAGGCAGCTTCCGGGGCCAAGCGCATTTTCGACATTCTGGACCACGTTTCCAGCGTCCCCGAACCCTCCCGGCCCCAGCGTCTGGATCAGGTACGGGGCGGCATTACCCTCTCCCACGTGGGTTTCCGCTACGGCAGCCGGACGGTGATGAAGGATGTGAATATCAACATCGCCCCCGGGGAAATGATCGGTCTGGTGGGTCACAGCGGCTCGGGCAAGAGCACCCTGGTGAATCTCATCTGCCGTTTTTACGACGTGGCAGAAGGGGCCATTCTCCTGGACGGGGTGGATATCCGCACCCTGGCCCTGGCGGACTACCGCAGCCGCATCGGCCTGGTGTTGCAGGAACCCTTCCTTTTCTTCGGCACCATTGCGGACAACATCGCCTACGGCAAGCCCAACGCCACCCGGGAAGAAATTGTGGCCGCCGCCCGGGCCGCCCACGCCCACGAATTCATCCTGCGCCTGCCCCACGGTTACGACTCCCTAGTGGGAGAACGGGGCCAGGCCCTCTCCGGGGGGGAACGGCAGCGTATTTCCATCGCCCGGGCCCTGCTCATCGACCCGCCCATCCTGATCCTGGACGAAGCCACCTCCGCCGTGGATACGGAAACGGAAATGGAAATCCAGGGCGCCCTGGACAACCTGATCCAGGGCCGTACCACCATCGCCATCGCCCACCGCCTGTCCACCCTGCGCAAGGCGGACCGGCTGGTGGTCATGGACCAGGGGGAAGTGGTGGAAGAAGGCAACCACGACGAACTCCTGGCCAAGGAAGGGGCTTACTACCGCCTCTACCAGGCCCAGACCAAGCAGCAGGCCGAACTGCCGGAAGAAGCCGGGGAGGACGGGGAATAA
- a CDS encoding MFS transporter — MQVTLLQLITIHCLVVIEYLQNISIAFAASYIMGGISAAPEEFSLAAAAYASTAIFMVVQHQFWVERLGYRRFVRYSHIIYALGACLCALSNTPGEFIFARVIQGLGGATFFTAARLLVNHFCMGKERILGIRFFASGLLLGSSLAPLLGAWLVSNWGWQSLFWAMAPILAVSLTLCELTLPGKLDKSETRSSAHLGGLLCLVAGAIAIQYAQERSQYDLFSQPLHLWIIGLLGVAGVLAFIRIEWHRSQPLIAYQSLMNTRFAVGMGLYFLLFVVANANNYILPVFIEKGLGFDVPSAGWIISVTSLVGVPIMFFQTSALARFLPSLRVMLIATFGLLVLFAIGLSQVSEQGNLGALTLPLLAFSAFTSLGLGYAAQSSFSAVDPTAFSHAYQTKNVIRELANSGGISMATMVLQSRSTVHYARLTEQVNPYNPWYQPALDQLQQVLGSQGAAIAKLGAILSQQATFMACIDYFRLTVLIALAAMAMLWFQRVLK; from the coding sequence GTGCAAGTCACCCTGTTGCAACTGATCACCATCCATTGTCTGGTGGTGATTGAGTATTTGCAGAACATTTCCATCGCCTTTGCCGCTTCCTACATCATGGGGGGCATCAGCGCCGCCCCGGAGGAATTCAGTCTGGCAGCGGCGGCCTATGCCAGCACGGCCATTTTCATGGTGGTGCAGCACCAGTTCTGGGTGGAACGGCTGGGCTACCGGCGCTTTGTCCGCTACTCCCATATCATCTATGCCCTGGGGGCCTGTCTCTGCGCCCTTTCCAACACCCCGGGGGAATTCATTTTCGCCCGGGTGATCCAGGGCCTGGGAGGCGCTACCTTCTTCACCGCCGCCCGGCTGCTGGTCAATCACTTCTGCATGGGCAAGGAACGCATCCTGGGCATCCGCTTCTTTGCCAGCGGCCTGCTTCTGGGCTCTAGTCTGGCGCCCCTGCTGGGAGCCTGGCTGGTGAGCAACTGGGGCTGGCAGAGCCTGTTCTGGGCCATGGCGCCGATCCTGGCGGTGAGCCTCACCCTGTGTGAGCTGACCCTGCCGGGCAAGCTGGACAAGAGCGAAACCCGCAGTAGCGCCCACCTGGGAGGGCTGCTCTGCCTGGTGGCCGGGGCCATCGCCATCCAGTACGCCCAGGAGCGCAGCCAGTACGACCTGTTCAGCCAGCCGCTCCATCTGTGGATCATCGGACTCCTGGGGGTGGCCGGGGTGCTGGCCTTTATCCGCATTGAATGGCACCGCTCCCAGCCCCTCATTGCCTACCAGTCCCTGATGAATACCCGCTTTGCCGTGGGGATGGGCCTCTATTTCCTGCTCTTTGTGGTGGCCAACGCCAACAACTACATCCTGCCCGTCTTCATCGAAAAGGGCCTGGGCTTCGATGTGCCCAGCGCCGGCTGGATTATTTCCGTCACCTCCCTGGTGGGGGTGCCGATCATGTTTTTCCAGACCTCTGCCCTGGCCCGCTTCCTGCCCAGCTTGCGGGTCATGCTCATCGCCACCTTCGGCCTGCTGGTACTCTTTGCCATCGGCCTCTCCCAAGTCTCGGAACAGGGCAATCTGGGGGCCCTCACCCTGCCCCTGCTGGCCTTCAGCGCCTTCACCTCCCTGGGCCTGGGCTACGCGGCCCAGAGCAGCTTTTCGGCGGTGGACCCCACGGCCTTTTCCCACGCCTACCAGACCAAGAACGTGATTCGGGAGCTGGCCAATTCGGGGGGCATTTCCATGGCCACCATGGTTCTCCAGTCCCGGTCCACGGTCCATTACGCCCGGCTCACGGAACAGGTGAATCCCTACAATCCCTGGTATCAACCGGCCCTGGATCAGTTGCAACAGGTTCTGGGCAGCCAGGGGGCGGCCATCGCCAAGTTAGGTGCCATCCTCAGCCAGCAGGCCACCTTCATGGCCTGTATCGACTACTTCCGGCTTACCGTGCTCATCGCCCTGGCGGCCATGGCCATGCTCTGGTTTCAGCGGGTATTGAAGTAG
- a CDS encoding cyanophycin metabolism-associated DUF1854 family protein: MTQPDFQLQRDPFGQLVYTGPEGETHTGVVPVRAFPITSPLAGLSLMGPDGHELCWIPNPAELPEDYRTLLETELAQREFMPRIQHIRKVSSYATPSTWTVTTDKGDTHFILKGEEDLRRLGFNALIITDSHGVQYLLPDRQGLDRGSKKILERFL, translated from the coding sequence ATGACCCAACCCGACTTTCAACTGCAACGCGATCCCTTCGGCCAACTGGTCTATACCGGGCCGGAGGGGGAAACCCACACTGGCGTGGTGCCGGTGCGCGCCTTTCCCATCACCTCCCCCCTAGCGGGCCTGTCCCTGATGGGGCCGGACGGCCACGAGCTGTGCTGGATTCCCAATCCGGCCGAGCTGCCGGAGGATTACCGGACCCTGCTGGAAACGGAACTGGCCCAGCGGGAATTCATGCCCCGCATCCAGCACATCCGCAAAGTCTCCAGCTACGCCACCCCCAGCACCTGGACCGTGACCACGGACAAGGGGGACACCCACTTCATCCTCAAGGGGGAAGAAGACCTGCGCCGCCTGGGCTTCAACGCCCTGATTATCACGGACAGCCACGGGGTCCAGTACCTGCTCCCGGACCGGCAGGGCCTGGACCGGGGCAGCAAGAAAATCCTGGAACGCTTTCTCTGA
- the infA gene encoding translation initiation factor IF-1: MAKEELLEMQGVVQEVLPDSRFLVTFENGHSLVAYTAGKMRKHRIRILVGDKVTVELSPYDLSKGRISFRFLESRGPTPGPHRQTFRRH; encoded by the coding sequence ATGGCAAAAGAAGAACTACTCGAAATGCAGGGCGTGGTGCAGGAAGTGCTGCCCGACTCCCGTTTTCTCGTGACCTTTGAAAATGGGCATAGCCTGGTGGCCTACACGGCGGGCAAAATGCGCAAGCACCGCATCCGCATCCTGGTGGGCGACAAGGTCACCGTGGAACTTTCACCCTACGATTTAAGCAAGGGGCGCATCTCCTTCCGTTTCCTGGAATCCCGTGGCCCCACACCGGGACCCCACCGCCAGACGTTCCGACGGCACTAA
- a CDS encoding cyanophycin synthetase: MKKKSIEFLSVTHLAGPNMWTYRPVLEALVDIGDLEDCPSNTIPGFYERLSSWLPSLIEHRCSYEERGGFLRRVKEGTWPGHILEHVTLELQNLAGMPGGFGKARETPVRGVYKVIVRAWNETVTRAALQTARDLVMAAMEDRPFDVEEAIAHLRELVDHHCLGPSTGCIVDGADDRDIPAIRLSDGNLVQLGYGARQRRIWTAETDRTSAIAEGISRDKDLTKTLLQACGVPVPEGVLVDSEDEAWEAAEDIGLPVVVKPTDGNHGRGVFTNLLTQDEVKAAYRVAADEGSGVIVENYILGTEHRLLVVGNKMVAAAKGELAWVTGDGHSTIDELIDSQLNTDPRRGRTEKHPLNFVRLDSAARLELKRNGYTEDSVPPAGERVLIQRNGNVAFDCTDEVHPDVAAAVSLAARIVGLDIAGVDLVAEDISQPLEAQGGAIVEVNAGPGLLMHLNPAAGKPRAVGKDIVEHLFPEGDSGRIPVVGITGGQGKTTVARLVSRLLSLSGKYVGLACGDGFYLNRRQVEKGDRAHWDAARRILMNRSVDAAVMENGALAILREGLAYDRCQVGIILKFEAAADLSHYYFDTEDPDQLFKVLRTQVDVVLPQGAAVLNAQEPRLVEMAELCDGEVVYFSQDPLVPALREHLAQGGRAVYVRDGEVVLAEGEQESALTRLDAIPLIGEADFQVGNVLASVAAAWRLGIAQELIRAGVETFTLQPVESQNI, encoded by the coding sequence ATGAAAAAAAAATCCATCGAGTTTTTGAGCGTCACCCATCTTGCCGGTCCCAATATGTGGACCTATCGGCCTGTACTGGAAGCCCTGGTCGACATCGGCGACCTGGAAGACTGTCCTTCCAACACCATCCCCGGTTTCTACGAACGTCTTTCCTCCTGGCTGCCCAGCCTCATTGAGCACCGCTGTTCCTACGAGGAACGGGGCGGCTTTCTGCGCCGGGTCAAGGAAGGCACCTGGCCTGGCCACATCCTGGAACACGTGACCCTGGAATTGCAGAATCTGGCGGGCATGCCCGGCGGTTTCGGCAAGGCCCGGGAAACCCCGGTGCGGGGCGTGTACAAGGTCATCGTCCGGGCCTGGAACGAAACCGTCACCCGGGCGGCCCTGCAAACGGCCCGGGATTTGGTCATGGCGGCCATGGAAGACCGGCCCTTCGACGTGGAAGAAGCCATCGCCCATCTGCGGGAGCTGGTGGATCACCACTGCCTGGGCCCCAGCACGGGCTGCATCGTGGATGGGGCCGACGATCGGGACATCCCGGCCATTCGCCTCTCCGATGGCAATCTGGTGCAGCTGGGCTACGGTGCCCGGCAGCGGCGCATCTGGACGGCGGAAACGGACCGGACCAGCGCTATTGCGGAAGGCATTTCCCGGGATAAGGATCTGACCAAGACCCTGCTCCAGGCCTGCGGTGTGCCGGTGCCCGAAGGGGTGCTGGTGGACAGCGAGGACGAGGCCTGGGAGGCGGCGGAAGACATCGGTCTGCCCGTGGTGGTCAAACCCACGGACGGCAATCACGGCCGGGGCGTTTTCACCAACCTGCTGACCCAGGACGAGGTGAAGGCGGCCTACCGGGTGGCGGCGGATGAAGGCAGCGGCGTCATCGTGGAAAACTACATCCTGGGCACGGAACACCGGCTCCTGGTGGTGGGGAACAAGATGGTCGCCGCCGCCAAGGGGGAATTGGCCTGGGTGACCGGGGACGGCCATTCCACCATCGACGAACTGATCGACTCCCAGCTCAATACGGACCCCCGTCGGGGCCGCACGGAAAAGCATCCCCTCAACTTCGTGCGCCTGGATTCCGCTGCTCGGCTGGAACTGAAGCGGAACGGCTACACGGAGGACTCCGTGCCTCCCGCCGGGGAACGGGTGCTGATCCAGCGCAATGGCAATGTGGCCTTCGACTGCACCGACGAGGTCCATCCGGATGTGGCGGCTGCCGTTTCCCTGGCGGCCCGCATCGTCGGCCTGGATATCGCCGGGGTGGATCTGGTGGCGGAAGACATCAGCCAGCCCCTGGAAGCCCAGGGCGGCGCCATTGTGGAAGTGAATGCGGGCCCGGGCCTGCTGATGCACCTGAATCCGGCGGCGGGCAAGCCCCGGGCCGTGGGCAAGGACATTGTGGAACACCTGTTTCCGGAAGGGGACAGCGGCCGCATTCCCGTGGTGGGGATTACCGGCGGTCAGGGTAAGACCACCGTGGCCCGGCTGGTTTCCCGGCTCCTTTCCTTAAGCGGCAAGTACGTGGGCCTGGCCTGCGGCGACGGTTTCTATCTCAACCGGCGTCAGGTGGAAAAGGGGGACCGGGCCCATTGGGATGCGGCCCGCCGCATTCTCATGAACCGTTCCGTGGATGCGGCGGTGATGGAAAACGGCGCCCTGGCCATTCTCCGGGAGGGCCTGGCCTATGACCGTTGCCAGGTGGGCATCATCCTCAAGTTCGAGGCCGCTGCCGATCTTTCCCATTACTACTTCGACACGGAAGACCCAGACCAGCTCTTCAAGGTGTTGCGCACCCAGGTGGATGTGGTGCTGCCCCAGGGGGCGGCGGTACTGAACGCCCAGGAACCCCGGCTGGTGGAAATGGCCGAGCTGTGCGACGGGGAGGTGGTGTATTTCAGCCAGGATCCCCTGGTGCCGGCCCTGCGGGAACACCTAGCCCAGGGCGGCCGTGCCGTCTATGTGCGGGACGGGGAAGTGGTGCTGGCGGAAGGGGAGCAGGAAAGCGCCCTGACCCGGTTGGATGCCATTCCCCTCATCGGCGAGGCGGACTTCCAGGTGGGCAATGTACTGGCCTCCGTGGCCGCCGCCTGGCGCCTAGGCATTGCCCAGGAACTGATCCGCGCCGGGGTGGAAACCTTTACCTTGCAGCCCGTCGAATCCCAAAATATCTGA
- the cphA gene encoding cyanophycin synthetase produces the protein MEISRIRALRGPNLWSRRTSVEAIVKCTEAERSLTNFPGFENRLRERFPDIGLAIPSAAALLPSKAQALQYAALGLQVAAGCPVTFSRTAETVDPGVYQVVVEYTEEEVGRQALKLGLELCHAAMHDTPFDLEGAIAQLRDLDEDVRLGPSTGSIVQAAMVRGIPVRRLTEGSLVQFGWGCKQRRIQAAEMDRTSAIAESIAQDKELTKELLRSAGVPVPWGRSVDDAEDAWRAAQEIGGPVVVKPRDGNQGKGVAVNMRTREEVMGAYHVAAEVSDDILVEPFIPGHDFRLLVVGNQVVAAARRDQPQVIGDGVHTIRELVDQVNADPRRSTGHATSLTKIRFDEIALATLARQGFQADSVPAKGAQVVLRNNANLSTGGTATDVTDNVHPAMAAQAVAAAQMVGLDICGVDVVCETVLKPLEHQGGGIVEVNAAPGLRMHLQPSYGKGRPVGEAIVSNMYQDGDDGRIPLVTVSGTNGKTTTVRLITHMLEDSGKTVGMTSTDGIYLRGKRIDTGDCSGPKSARNVLMHPDVEAAVLETARGGVLREGLGFDRCDVAVVTNIGVGDHLGLSYINTVEDLAVVKRVIVENVATTGYAVLNAADPMVAKMAPASPGGVIFFAADIRNPTMSTHFAQGKRVIYVDEGPRGKEVVAAEGGKEVCRVSLADVPLTRNGAIGFQVENVMAATAAGWALGLDWAVIRQALATFVSDSATAPGRFNLFDFKGATLIADYGHNPDAIQALVNGVEAMAAKRRVVVISGAGDRRDEDIRRQTEILGDAFDDVILYQDKCQRGRADGEVIALLHQGLVHAKRAKHVEEIHGEFTAIDAGLSRLQAGDLCLILIDQVEESLAYLAKRCEEK, from the coding sequence ATGGAAATTTCCCGAATTCGCGCCCTGCGGGGTCCCAATCTGTGGAGCCGCCGCACCTCCGTTGAAGCCATTGTGAAATGCACGGAGGCGGAGCGTTCCCTTACCAACTTCCCCGGTTTTGAAAACCGCCTGCGGGAACGTTTCCCCGATATCGGCTTGGCCATTCCTTCGGCCGCCGCCCTCCTGCCTTCCAAGGCCCAGGCCCTGCAATACGCCGCCCTGGGGCTCCAGGTGGCGGCGGGCTGCCCGGTCACCTTCAGCCGCACGGCGGAAACGGTGGACCCGGGGGTCTATCAGGTGGTGGTGGAATACACGGAAGAAGAAGTGGGCCGCCAGGCCCTGAAGCTGGGCCTGGAACTGTGTCACGCCGCCATGCACGACACCCCCTTCGATCTGGAAGGGGCCATCGCCCAGCTGCGGGATTTGGACGAGGATGTGCGCCTCGGCCCCTCCACCGGCTCCATCGTCCAGGCCGCCATGGTGCGGGGCATTCCGGTGCGCCGTCTGACCGAAGGCAGCCTGGTCCAGTTCGGCTGGGGTTGCAAGCAGCGGCGCATCCAGGCGGCGGAAATGGACCGCACCAGCGCCATTGCGGAATCCATCGCCCAGGACAAGGAACTGACCAAGGAATTGCTCCGCTCTGCCGGAGTTCCCGTACCCTGGGGCCGCTCCGTGGACGATGCGGAGGACGCCTGGCGGGCTGCCCAGGAAATCGGCGGCCCGGTGGTGGTCAAGCCCCGGGACGGCAACCAGGGTAAGGGGGTGGCGGTGAATATGCGCACCCGGGAAGAGGTCATGGGGGCTTACCACGTGGCCGCCGAGGTGAGCGACGACATTCTGGTGGAACCCTTTATTCCGGGCCACGACTTCCGTCTGCTGGTGGTGGGCAATCAGGTGGTGGCCGCCGCCCGCCGGGATCAGCCCCAGGTGATCGGGGACGGGGTCCATACCATCCGGGAACTGGTGGATCAGGTCAATGCGGACCCCCGTCGCAGCACGGGTCACGCCACCTCCCTGACCAAGATTCGTTTTGATGAAATTGCCCTGGCCACCCTGGCCCGGCAAGGCTTTCAAGCTGACTCCGTGCCCGCCAAGGGCGCCCAGGTGGTGCTGCGCAACAACGCCAATCTCTCCACCGGCGGCACCGCCACGGACGTGACCGATAACGTCCATCCGGCCATGGCCGCCCAGGCCGTGGCAGCGGCCCAGATGGTGGGCCTGGATATCTGCGGCGTGGACGTGGTCTGCGAAACCGTGTTGAAGCCCCTGGAACACCAAGGGGGCGGCATCGTGGAAGTGAACGCTGCTCCGGGTCTGCGGATGCACTTGCAGCCGTCCTACGGCAAGGGCCGCCCGGTGGGGGAAGCCATTGTTTCCAACATGTACCAGGACGGGGACGACGGTCGCATTCCCCTGGTCACGGTCTCCGGCACCAACGGCAAGACCACCACGGTGCGCCTCATCACCCACATGCTGGAAGACAGTGGTAAGACCGTGGGCATGACCTCCACGGACGGCATCTATTTGCGGGGCAAACGCATCGACACCGGGGATTGTTCCGGCCCCAAGAGCGCCCGCAATGTGCTCATGCACCCGGACGTGGAAGCGGCGGTGCTGGAAACCGCCCGGGGCGGCGTGCTCCGGGAAGGGTTGGGCTTCGACCGGTGCGACGTGGCCGTGGTCACCAATATCGGCGTGGGGGACCATCTGGGCCTGTCCTACATCAATACGGTGGAAGACCTGGCGGTGGTGAAGCGGGTCATTGTGGAAAACGTGGCCACCACCGGTTATGCGGTGCTCAACGCGGCGGACCCCATGGTGGCCAAAATGGCCCCCGCCAGCCCGGGAGGCGTGATTTTCTTCGCCGCCGACATCCGTAATCCCACCATGTCCACCCACTTCGCCCAGGGCAAGCGGGTGATTTACGTGGACGAAGGCCCCCGGGGCAAGGAAGTGGTGGCGGCGGAAGGGGGCAAGGAAGTGTGCCGGGTTTCCCTGGCCGACGTGCCCCTGACCCGTAACGGAGCCATTGGCTTCCAGGTGGAAAACGTCATGGCGGCCACCGCCGCCGGCTGGGCCCTGGGCCTGGACTGGGCGGTGATCCGGCAGGCCCTGGCCACCTTCGTCAGCGATAGTGCCACGGCGCCGGGCCGCTTCAACCTCTTTGATTTCAAAGGCGCTACCCTGATTGCGGACTACGGTCACAATCCGGATGCCATCCAGGCCCTGGTGAACGGGGTGGAAGCCATGGCAGCCAAGCGCCGGGTGGTGGTGATCAGCGGTGCCGGGGACCGGCGGGACGAGGACATTCGTCGTCAGACGGAAATCCTGGGGGACGCCTTCGACGACGTGATCCTCTACCAGGACAAGTGCCAGCGGGGCCGGGCCGACGGGGAGGTGATTGCCCTGTTGCACCAGGGCTTGGTCCACGCCAAGCGGGCCAAGCACGTGGAAGAAATTCACGGGGAATTTACCGCCATTGACGCGGGCCTATCCCGGCTCCAGGCCGGCGACCTGTGCCTGATCCTGATCGACCAGGTGGAAGAGTCCCTGGCCTATCTGGCCAAGCGCTGCGAGGAGAAGTAA
- a CDS encoding acyltransferase family protein, with amino-acid sequence MRAAPSRLVFVDVLKAVASQLIIFHHLAFYGPLSDVAQSLAPGLMHWFSDYARVAVQAFLVVGGFLAARGLAPQGELLSPHPLSLIAKRYLRLVLPFGAALVLAVVGAALARSCMDHDSIPGAPTAGQCLAHVLLLQNILDVDALSAGVWYVAIDFQLFALLVLVLWATRRVWGRGTQGAALGRMAVLGLALASLFYFNRDGEWDNWALYFAGAYGLGSLAYWATNPGRRPFWLGLMCVATLLALGVDFRVRIAVALMVALSLAWARRSGYLERWPQWAWVAFLARISYSVFLVHFPVCLVVNGVLVDYVVGSPWLAAMGMGAAWLTSLAAGALFYHYVESRAWDLCLGWFQTLRQGWRTTLQ; translated from the coding sequence ATGCGCGCAGCACCATCGCGGCTGGTTTTCGTTGACGTCCTCAAGGCGGTCGCTTCCCAGCTCATCATCTTTCATCATCTGGCTTTTTACGGGCCCCTTTCCGATGTGGCCCAGTCCCTGGCTCCTGGCCTCATGCACTGGTTCAGCGACTATGCCCGGGTGGCAGTCCAGGCCTTTCTCGTGGTGGGGGGCTTTCTTGCGGCCCGGGGACTGGCGCCCCAGGGGGAACTGCTCAGTCCCCATCCCTTGAGTCTTATCGCCAAGCGCTATCTGCGCCTGGTTTTGCCCTTTGGCGCGGCGCTGGTGCTGGCCGTGGTGGGGGCGGCTTTGGCCCGGAGCTGCATGGATCATGATTCCATTCCCGGGGCGCCTACGGCGGGCCAGTGTCTGGCCCACGTGCTGTTGTTGCAGAACATTCTGGATGTGGATGCCCTGTCCGCCGGGGTCTGGTATGTGGCCATCGACTTTCAGCTCTTCGCCCTGCTGGTCCTGGTGCTCTGGGCCACCCGCCGGGTTTGGGGCCGGGGTACCCAGGGGGCGGCCCTGGGGCGCATGGCGGTGCTGGGTCTGGCTTTAGCGTCCCTGTTCTATTTCAACCGGGATGGGGAGTGGGACAACTGGGCCCTCTATTTCGCCGGGGCCTACGGCCTGGGCAGTCTGGCCTATTGGGCCACCAATCCGGGGCGGCGGCCCTTCTGGCTGGGGTTGATGTGCGTGGCTACCCTGCTGGCCCTGGGGGTGGATTTCCGGGTGCGTATTGCGGTGGCCTTGATGGTCGCCCTGTCCCTTGCCTGGGCGCGCCGTTCCGGCTATTTGGAGCGCTGGCCCCAATGGGCCTGGGTGGCCTTTCTGGCCCGTATTTCCTATTCCGTCTTCCTGGTCCATTTCCCCGTCTGCCTGGTGGTAAACGGGGTGTTGGTGGATTACGTGGTCGGTTCTCCCTGGCTTGCGGCCATGGGTATGGGGGCGGCCTGGCTCACCAGTCTGGCCGCCGGGGCCCTGTTTTACCACTACGTGGAAAGCCGGGCCTGGGACCTTTGCCTGGGCTGGTTCCAGACCCTGCGTCAGGGATGGCGGACTACCCTGCAATAG